A window of Acinetobacter sp. TR3 contains these coding sequences:
- a CDS encoding 3'(2'),5'-bisphosphate nucleotidase CysQ family protein yields the protein MFIKTLAPQDQFILKLVPIMAQASQILLEEYQNYCAGGEFNIQEKSDDSPVTQADLKVNRFLLKQLAEITPELPVLSEESDYSARSAWSRCWMLDPLDGTKEFIHERDEFTINLSLIEGNETTFAIIAVPCEQVMYIGYQSHLPYKYSFSRQEWFQYQIEEHDLAAPLQIGLSHSSKNPKYKNFIEPILRDRAVERREAGSAYKFCMMLEGEIDIYPRFHPTSEWDTSSGQALLESIGGGLMTLDGKPFQYNQRETVLNGGFIAFRDQYCKKIAYGALAHSGILD from the coding sequence ATGTTTATTAAAACGCTTGCCCCACAAGATCAATTTATTCTGAAACTTGTGCCAATCATGGCGCAGGCAAGTCAAATATTATTGGAAGAATATCAAAATTATTGTGCGGGTGGTGAGTTTAATATTCAGGAAAAAAGTGATGATTCGCCTGTGACTCAGGCAGATTTGAAAGTAAATCGTTTTTTATTAAAGCAGTTAGCGGAAATTACGCCAGAGTTACCAGTGTTGTCAGAGGAGAGTGATTATTCTGCTCGATCTGCTTGGTCACGTTGCTGGATGCTCGATCCTTTGGATGGTACGAAAGAGTTTATTCATGAGCGTGATGAATTTACGATTAATTTAAGCTTGATCGAGGGTAATGAAACGACTTTTGCGATTATTGCCGTACCCTGTGAACAGGTCATGTATATTGGTTATCAGTCACACTTACCTTATAAGTATAGTTTTAGCCGTCAAGAATGGTTTCAATACCAGATCGAAGAACATGATTTGGCAGCGCCACTTCAAATTGGTTTAAGTCATAGCAGTAAAAACCCCAAATATAAAAATTTTATCGAACCAATTTTGCGAGATCGTGCTGTAGAAAGACGTGAGGCAGGGAGTGCCTATAAGTTCTGCATGATGTTAGAAGGTGAAATTGATATTTACCCAAGATTTCATCCAACCTCAGAGTGGGATACGAGTTCAGGACAAGCTTTACTTGAAAGTATCGGTGGTGGATTGATGACTTTGGATGGAAAACCATTTCAATATAATCAGCGTGAGACTGTTTTGAATGGTGGTTTTATCGCGTTTAGAGATCAATATTGCAAAAAAATTGCTTACGGGGCATTGGCGCATTCGGGCATTTTAGATTGA
- a CDS encoding HAD-IA family hydrolase, with translation MSYLDLQQQPIAMFDMDGTLLDLAFDDFIWNHCLPERHAQTHQCSLEQSKQTLFQFYQQHKHTLSWYSSAYWTAKVGVDVLQLQYEHREKIRARKGCHELLEQLKAQGYRCWLLTNADRAGLKLKLENVELSPYFEVMISSEELGHAKEEVAFWQKLQQIHPFDPAQAIFIDDTVAVLQGAERFGINQLFSILQPSSAKPARLATEIAYPSLDHLTNLFDYLDTNLQVTDAKTA, from the coding sequence ATGTCATATTTAGATTTACAGCAGCAGCCTATCGCCATGTTCGACATGGATGGCACATTACTCGATTTAGCCTTCGATGATTTCATTTGGAACCATTGTTTACCTGAACGTCATGCCCAAACACATCAATGCAGTTTAGAGCAAAGTAAACAAACACTATTCCAATTTTACCAACAACATAAGCATACACTATCTTGGTATTCTTCGGCGTATTGGACTGCTAAAGTTGGCGTAGATGTTTTACAACTACAATATGAACACCGTGAAAAAATTCGCGCACGTAAAGGTTGTCATGAATTATTAGAACAACTCAAAGCTCAAGGCTATCGCTGTTGGTTACTGACCAATGCCGATCGAGCAGGCTTAAAACTGAAGCTTGAAAATGTCGAACTTAGCCCTTATTTTGAAGTCATGATCAGTAGCGAAGAGCTTGGGCATGCCAAAGAAGAAGTCGCTTTTTGGCAAAAGTTACAACAAATACATCCATTTGATCCAGCTCAAGCAATATTTATTGATGATACGGTTGCGGTACTCCAAGGCGCTGAACGTTTTGGTATTAACCAATTGTTTAGCATTTTACAACCGTCTAGCGCTAAACCAGCTCGACTCGCCACGGAAATAGCGTACCCATCTCTTGATCATTTAACCAATCTCTTTGATTATCTTGACACCAACTTACAGGTAACAGATGCCAAAACAGCATGA
- a CDS encoding RNA-binding S4 domain-containing protein — MPKQHESDSMDAMRIDKWLWAARFFKTRSIAKAAIEGGKVHHNNDRVKVSRDVRIGMELTIQQGFEKKTVFVKALSAVRGGAPMAQLLYEETPESIERRELHASQRKLHNLARPDHRPSKKDRRDINRFKQENVQSWSYHDE; from the coding sequence ATGCCAAAACAGCATGAATCAGACAGCATGGATGCCATGCGCATTGATAAATGGCTTTGGGCTGCACGTTTTTTTAAAACACGCTCTATTGCCAAAGCAGCAATTGAAGGTGGTAAAGTCCATCACAACAATGACCGCGTTAAAGTTTCTAGAGACGTCCGTATTGGAATGGAACTCACCATCCAACAAGGCTTTGAGAAAAAGACCGTTTTTGTGAAAGCGCTATCGGCTGTTCGAGGTGGTGCCCCCATGGCTCAACTTCTTTATGAAGAAACACCCGAAAGTATTGAGCGTAGAGAGTTGCATGCATCACAGCGAAAATTGCATAATCTAGCCCGACCTGATCACCGACCAAGTAAAAAAGATCGTCGTGATATCAATCGTTTTAAACAAGAAAATGTACAATCATGGTCATATCATGATGAATAA